One region of Emys orbicularis isolate rEmyOrb1 chromosome 4, rEmyOrb1.hap1, whole genome shotgun sequence genomic DNA includes:
- the MYOG gene encoding myogenin has product MELFETSPYFFPDQRFYDGENYLSSRLQGYEQGVYQERPGLGLCPEGRTGLEEKGSPLPEHCPGQCLPWACKICKRKTVSIDRRRAATLREKRRLKKVNEAFEALKRSTLLNPNQRLPKVEILRSAIQYIERLQSLLSTLNQQEREQRDLRYRSTASQPGVASECGSNSASCSPEWSTQLEFSSHPGDHLLNDESSEDHNLHSLSSIVESIAVEDVAVTFQEERVQN; this is encoded by the exons ATGGAGCTCTTCGAGACCAGCCCTTacttctttccagaccagagatTTTACGATGGCGAAAACTATTTGAGCTCCCGTTTGCAGGGCTACGAGCAGGGGGTGTACCAGGAGCGGCCGGGCCTGGGGCTGTGTCCGGAGGGCAGGACGGGGCTGGAGGAGAAGGGCTCGCCCCTGCCTGAGCACTGCCCCGGCCAGTGTCTGCCCTGGGCGTGCAAGATCTGCAAGAGGAAAACGGTCTCCATCGACCGGCGCCGCGCCGCCACCCTGCGGGAGAAGCGGAGGTTAAAAAAGGTGAACGAGGCCTTCGAGGCCCTGAAACGGAGCACGTTACTGAACCCCAACCAGCGGCTGCCCAAGGTGGAGATCCTGCGCAGCGCCATCCAGTACATCGAGCGCCTGCAGAGCCTGCTCAGCACTCTCAACCAGCAGGAGCGGGAGCAGAGGGACCTGCGTTACCGCAGCACTGCCTCGCAGCCAGGG GTGGCCAGTGAGTGTGGGTCCAACAGCGCCTCCTGCAGCCCAGAGTGGAGCAcccagctggagttcagcagtcaccCTGGGG ATCACTTGTTAAATGACGAGTCCTCTGAAGACCACAACCTCCACTCCCTGTCCTCAATTGTCGAAAGCATCGCGGTGGAGGATGTGGCCGTCACGTTCCAAGAAGAGAGGGTTCAAAACTGA